A genomic stretch from Caloenas nicobarica isolate bCalNic1 chromosome 3, bCalNic1.hap1, whole genome shotgun sequence includes:
- the SIX2 gene encoding homeobox protein SIX2 yields MSMLPTFGFTQEQVACVCEVLQQGGNIERLGRFLWSLPACEHLHKNESVLKAKAVVAFHRGNFRELYKILESHQFSAHNHPKLQQLWLKAHYIEAEKLRGRPLGAVGKYRVRRKFPLPRSIWDGEETSYCFKEKSRSVLREWYAHNPYPSPREKRELAEATGLTTTQVSNWFKNRRQRDRAAEAKERENNENSNSNSHNPLSASMNGNKTVLGSSEDEKTPSGTPDHTSSSPALLLTSNPGLQPLHGLGHPQGPSAIPVPSADPMHHHSLQDSILNPMSSNLVDLGS; encoded by the exons ATGTCGATGCTCCCGACTTTTGGCTTCACCCAAGAGCAAGTGGCCTGCGTCTGCGAGGTGCTCCAGCAAGGCGGCAACATCGAGCGGCTGGGGCGGTTCCTCTGGTCCCTCCCTGCCTGCGAGCACCTCCACAAGAACGAGAGCGTCCTGAAGGCCAAGGCGGTGGTGGCCTTCCACCGGGGCAACTTCCGCGAGCTCTACAAGATCCTGGAGAGCCACCAGTTCTCGGCGCACAACCACCccaagctgcagcagctctggctgaagGCGCACTACATCGAGGCGGAGAAGCTGCGGGGGCGACCCCTAGGGGCGGTGGGCAAGTACCGGGTGCGCCGCAAGTTCCCGCTGCCCCGCTCCATCTGGGACGGCGAGGAGACCAGCTACTGCTTCAAGGAGAAGAGCCGCAGCGTCCTCCGCGAGTGGTACGCCCACAACCCCTACCCGTCCCCCCGCGAGAAGCGGGAGCTGGCCGAGGCCACCGGCCTCACCACCACCCAGGTCAGCAACTGGTTCAAGAACCGCCGGCAGCGGGACCGCGCGGCCGAGGCCAAGGAAAG GGAAAACAACGAGAATTCCAACTCCAACAGCCACAACCCGCTCTCGGCGTCAATGAACGGGAATAAGACAGTTTTGGGGAGCTCAGAGGACGAGAAGACGCCGTCAGGGACCCCGGATCACACCTCCTCCAGCCCCGCGCTGCTCCTCACTTCCAACCCCGGCCTCCAGCCCCTGCACGGCCTGGGCCACCCCCAGGGCCCCAGCGCCATCCCCGTGCCCAGCGCCGACCCCATGCACCACCACAGCTTGCAGGACTCCATCCTCAACCCTATGTCATCTAACCTGGTCGATCTGGGCTCTTAA